The nucleotide window GAGCCGATAACAAGAATGTTTTTGCGTTGACTGATTGCGAGACGAATTACGTCTCCGTGCGACAGCCCCTTGGCGGCATCCACGAAGCTCCCAGTTTGCCGCCGCCGCGCATTCAAGGGGTCGTCACGGTGAGTAATAATCCCGCGTTTTTCGTAGTCCTCGATCGTGAAGATCAACGAGGCCTTTTTGCGGATCGCGAACGCTGGAGCTGCGACGACCGGCCAAATCAGTCCTTCGAACCGACTCCCGTCCAGAGGCAACTCTCCCTCGAGAATTGGTTCTTTGACCGTAACCGCGGTTCGCAGCATCTCGGCGATACCGTTGAACAGACTTTCGGCCGCGATCGCCGCCATCGTCTGCCCCGTGTCGAACATGCCGCGGCCCAGTTCGTCGAGGAATATCCGCCCGTCTGGATTAAGCATTACCTCGATGATCTTCGGGTTGCTCAACGCGTCGAGGCACGTCGGACCTAGATCCCGACGCAACCCCGTCATCCGACGCTCTCGCGCCTGTTCTGATAGCGCACGAGGCGCGCCGTCGCCCCTCGATGCGGCAAAGTTCGAAGCTTCAGCCTGGTCCATTTATGTTCCCGATCGATTCCCCGGAGGATCGGCATCTTGCCGTTCACAGCCTCTATCGTAACCGCCCCTTTTAGATAGTACAATGATATCATTCTATCACTTAAAGACAGAGCATTTCTGACGTCAGAAATTCACCCGCCGGCTCCACCACTCTTCAGAGGCTGATGGCTATGAGACTTAAACCGCAACTCGTTGTACTTCTCGCTGCGCTCTTCTCCGGCAACGCCGCGCACGCCGCATTCTTCGTCAGCGACGACACTCCGACCGTCACCGCATCGCAACCCGCGGCGGCTCGCCGCGAGACGACAGCATACGTTTCGTTCTACGGAAACCGTCCCTCTCGCGCTGGAAGAAACACTCTCGAAAACCTCTCCGGCGCAGCTCTGGCCGCCGACTCAATCGCGATCAACGCCTACGGGAAAACGCGTGCCCAACTGGCGATAGCGAAACGCCGTGTCGCGGTCTTGAAGGACTGGCTCGTAAAGCAAGGAGTATCCGACTCAAAGATTCAGACGTGGTCCGAACTCGATCCCGAAGACGATCCGACCGATAACGATATACAAGTGGTGCTCAGGTCTTCGCTTCTCATTCCGATTCA belongs to Burkholderia vietnamiensis LMG 10929 and includes:
- a CDS encoding ATPase, T2SS/T4P/T4SS family; protein product: MDQAEASNFAASRGDGAPRALSEQARERRMTGLRRDLGPTCLDALSNPKIIEVMLNPDGRIFLDELGRGMFDTGQTMAAIAAESLFNGIAEMLRTAVTVKEPILEGELPLDGSRFEGLIWPVVAAPAFAIRKKASLIFTIEDYEKRGIITHRDDPLNARRRQTGSFVDAAKGLSHGDVIRLAISQRKNILVIGSTSSGKTTLVNAILHGMATLTPDHRIVLIEDTGEIQCAADNFVQMRSNADVSMTRLLKATMRMRPDRIIVGEVRDGAVLALLKMWNTGHPGGLATIHANDCEDGLVRVGQLMEENEGIKANPQVIANAIDLCIFIEKETGIDAGRKVRELAVIEGYDVEKRKYILHYV